The proteins below come from a single Pradoshia eiseniae genomic window:
- a CDS encoding biotin transporter BioY, whose translation MSSLKTRNMMFIAMYAAILSILAQVTIPLPLVPITGQTLAVGLFATIIGSRFSTYTILVYLALGTIGLPVFAGFTSGLGIVFGPTGGYLFGFIPAAFLTGYWLERKGFTTPHAIGANLLGMVITLAFGMAWLKFVASISWNAAFMTGFMPFLPVGILKAIIAAYLGILIRKRLLSARLLPSTL comes from the coding sequence GTGAGCAGTTTAAAGACTAGAAATATGATGTTCATCGCCATGTATGCAGCCATTCTTTCCATTTTGGCTCAAGTCACAATCCCTCTCCCGCTCGTCCCGATCACAGGCCAGACGTTAGCGGTCGGCCTTTTTGCAACCATCATTGGTTCACGCTTCAGTACATATACGATTCTTGTCTACTTAGCTCTAGGGACCATTGGCCTTCCTGTCTTTGCCGGCTTCACGAGCGGTCTCGGTATAGTATTCGGACCGACAGGCGGCTACTTATTCGGATTCATTCCCGCCGCATTCCTGACCGGGTATTGGCTCGAAAGGAAAGGCTTCACAACCCCACATGCCATTGGGGCCAACTTATTGGGCATGGTAATCACCCTTGCCTTCGGGATGGCATGGTTGAAATTTGTCGCATCCATTTCCTGGAATGCAGCTTTTATGACAGGGTTTATGCCATTCCTTCCTGTGGGCATCCTAAAGGCTATTATAGCGGCATATTTAGGCATTCTGATTCGAAAACGACTCCTTTCAGCTAGACTGCTCCCCAGTACTTTATAA
- the helD gene encoding RNA polymerase recycling motor HelD — MEESAFKLEQERLEFIRQYMSVVIDTARTSKERFLAKMKETFADTDWEENTEYGQLLTTATFYQMSNDEWESLKRALPKPYFARVDFVPSEAGQAERLYIGKTSLFQRDNQEQLIIDWRSPIANLYYDGRLGHVSYTSEGETYDGEITLKRQLMIEDGELVDLRDIDLTTVDELLQETLAKSSASRLTEIVETIQEEQNEIIRADLNKPIIVQGAAGSGKTTIALHRISYFLYHYKDVFNPADLLILTPTVLFMEYIQEALPDLGAERVRQATYAQYVEEAIGKRIPLAKDEKLTEVLSGGNSTAKLSRIKGSSLFQQILDHFCEEIKSGLYFHEDFKVDKFKLYPASKLNHLLTKEYTYLPLYKRVDKLKSLLQQQVKRQKDEMLKKITAHYDGKIEKGLNFKGDERKRKAYISEVLKRKDMRLTAFKDELRNTVPRYIRLVKKSSTFTHYKDLFSNPERMYDYAGGALMMEDAADLCAYSQQIFAKRKYEIEDLGPLLYLHAKLYGVHPDHRAKNVVIDEAQDYSFMQIAALKTALETDMFTLVGDLAQGIHSYRSITSWKEISEKIFPRASYKELKKSYRTTIEIMNEANKLLDKLPYDFPVVEPIVRHGEMPRYIQYENIEQWAEGVARQTAKWREEGYHTFAIITKTASDARIAHKVLHENGYKACLLEEKMSIPKDEAVIVPSYLSKGLEFDCVIAFSYDEVYREENETDLKLLYVTMTRAMHRLQLTSKEEGAFILG, encoded by the coding sequence GTGGAAGAATCAGCTTTTAAGCTTGAGCAGGAAAGGCTGGAATTTATCCGGCAATATATGAGCGTTGTAATTGATACCGCGAGAACGAGCAAGGAACGGTTTCTGGCGAAGATGAAGGAAACCTTCGCCGATACCGATTGGGAGGAAAATACGGAATATGGCCAGCTTTTGACGACGGCCACATTTTATCAAATGTCCAATGATGAATGGGAGAGCCTGAAGCGCGCCTTGCCAAAACCGTACTTCGCCCGAGTGGATTTCGTGCCTTCTGAGGCTGGTCAAGCCGAACGATTATATATAGGCAAGACTTCTTTGTTCCAGAGGGACAATCAGGAGCAGCTGATTATTGATTGGCGTTCTCCGATTGCCAATCTGTATTATGACGGAAGGCTAGGGCATGTTTCCTATACGTCTGAGGGAGAAACATACGATGGAGAGATTACGTTAAAGCGCCAGCTGATGATTGAGGATGGCGAGCTTGTGGACTTGCGGGATATTGATTTGACAACGGTGGATGAATTATTGCAGGAAACTCTAGCGAAGAGCTCGGCGAGCCGGCTCACAGAGATTGTAGAGACCATCCAAGAGGAGCAAAACGAAATCATTCGGGCTGATCTTAATAAACCAATCATTGTTCAAGGAGCGGCCGGAAGCGGGAAGACAACAATCGCGCTGCACCGCATCTCCTATTTTCTCTACCATTACAAGGATGTATTTAACCCGGCAGATTTATTGATACTGACACCAACTGTCCTCTTCATGGAATATATACAAGAAGCCTTGCCTGATTTGGGGGCTGAGCGTGTACGGCAAGCAACCTATGCCCAATATGTCGAGGAGGCTATCGGGAAAAGAATCCCTCTCGCTAAAGACGAAAAATTGACGGAGGTTCTTTCTGGAGGAAATTCGACCGCTAAGCTTTCCAGAATTAAGGGAAGTTCCCTTTTTCAGCAGATATTGGACCATTTTTGTGAGGAAATAAAAAGCGGTCTTTATTTCCATGAGGATTTCAAGGTCGATAAATTCAAGCTCTACCCAGCCAGCAAATTAAATCATTTACTTACGAAGGAATATACATACCTGCCGCTCTATAAACGTGTCGACAAGCTGAAGAGTCTGCTGCAGCAGCAGGTGAAGCGGCAAAAGGATGAAATGCTAAAGAAAATCACGGCCCATTATGACGGCAAAATTGAGAAGGGGCTAAATTTCAAAGGGGACGAGAGAAAGAGAAAAGCCTATATTTCAGAAGTCTTAAAACGAAAGGACATGCGATTAACAGCTTTTAAGGATGAGCTGAGGAACACTGTCCCGCGCTATATCAGATTGGTCAAGAAAAGCAGCACCTTCACCCATTATAAAGATCTCTTTTCCAATCCTGAAAGGATGTATGATTATGCAGGAGGGGCGCTGATGATGGAGGATGCGGCAGATTTATGTGCCTATAGCCAGCAAATCTTCGCAAAAAGGAAATACGAAATCGAGGATCTTGGTCCGCTTCTCTATTTGCATGCAAAGCTTTATGGGGTTCATCCAGACCATCGGGCCAAAAATGTGGTCATAGATGAGGCCCAAGATTATAGCTTCATGCAAATTGCCGCTTTAAAAACAGCGCTTGAAACCGATATGTTCACATTGGTAGGCGATCTTGCCCAAGGGATTCACTCCTATCGCTCCATTACAAGCTGGAAGGAAATTTCAGAAAAAATCTTCCCGCGTGCAAGCTACAAAGAATTGAAAAAAAGCTATAGGACCACCATTGAAATCATGAATGAGGCAAACAAGCTTCTCGATAAGCTGCCTTATGACTTTCCAGTCGTTGAACCGATTGTCCGACATGGTGAAATGCCGCGGTATATACAATACGAAAATATAGAGCAATGGGCAGAAGGCGTTGCCAGACAAACGGCAAAGTGGAGAGAAGAAGGTTACCATACATTTGCTATCATTACTAAAACAGCGAGTGATGCGAGGATTGCCCATAAAGTGCTCCATGAGAACGGGTATAAGGCATGCCTGCTGGAAGAAAAGATGTCCATTCCGAAGGATGAGGCAGTCATCGTTCCTTCTTATCTATCGAAAGGGCTTGAGTTTGATTGCGTCATCGCCTTCAGTTACGATGAAGTTTATAGGGAAGAAAATGAAACAGATTTAAAATTACTGTACGTGACGATGACAAGGGCCATGCATAGACTTCAGCTGACAAGCAAAGAAGAAGGGG